A single window of Mugil cephalus isolate CIBA_MC_2020 chromosome 1, CIBA_Mcephalus_1.1, whole genome shotgun sequence DNA harbors:
- the wnt10b gene encoding protein Wnt-10b isoform X3 encodes MEMLGGHGHCDAGWLLLWNCHLPKRVLCNDILSLKVAGDPVLTPNSVCLRLAGLSKRQMRMCVRNPDVTASALQGIQVAIHECQHQLRDQRWNCSSLEGLGKQPHHNTILNRGFRESAFSLALLAAGVAHSVASACSMGKLRGCGCESKRRQDDDKIRLKLTQLQLQTLQKGGVGLDLTRSLPMELNGHHGNLPSNLRSTHPSALLKPLPDDLSSMQDTWEWGGCSHNVKFGDRFSRDWLDSRGSPRDIHARMKIHNNRVGRQIVTDNMTRKCKCHGTSGSCQFKTCWHVSPEFRLVGSLLKEKFLSAIFVNSQNKNSGVFNSRTLNGASRSTGGLNGGRRRSISRELVYFEKSPDFCERDASIDSPGTQGRICNKTSYSTDSCSSLCCGRGHNILKQTRSERCNCRFHWCCYVLCEECRLTEWVNVCK; translated from the exons ATGGAGATGTTAGGAGGCCACGGCCATTGTGATGCTGGGTGGCTGTTACTTTGGAACTGCCATCTGCCGAAAAG GGTGCTGTGTAATGACATTCTCAGCCTGAAGGTGGCAGGAGATCCAGTGCTAACCCCCAACTCTGTGTGCCTGAGGCTGGCAGGCCTCAGTAAACGTCAGATGCGGATGTGTGTGCGGAACCCTGATGTGACCGCATCTGCTCTGCAGGGCATCCAGGTGGCCATCCATGAATGCCAGCACCAGCTACGGGACCAGCGCTGGAACTGCTCCTCACTGGAGGGCCTTGGCAAGCAGCCTCACCACAATACAATTCTGAACAGGG gtTTTCGGGAGAGCGCCTTCTCCCTGGCCTTACTGGCAGCGGGTGTGGCTCACTCTGTGGCCTCGGCATGCAGCATGGGCAAGTTACGGGGGTGTGGCTGCGAGTCCAAACGTCGCCAGGACGATGACAAGATTCGACTGAAActcacacagctgcagcttcagacCCTGCAGAAGGGTGGAGTAGGCCTCGACCTAACACGGTCACTGCCCATGGAGCTAAACGGTCACCATGGTAACCTGCCCTCTAACCTGCGTTCTACGCACCCCTCGGCCCTCCTCAAGCCTTTACCCGATGACCTAAGCTCTATGCAGGACACCTGGGAGTGGGGGGGCTGCAGTCACAATGTCAAGTTTGGGGACCGTTTCTCGAGAGACTGGCTCGACTCCCGCGGGTCTCCAAGAGACATCCATGCTCGAATGAAGATACACAACAACCGCGTGGGGCGACAG ataGTGACGGACAACATGACGAGGAAGTGCAAATGTCACGGCACATCGGGGAGCTGTCAGTTTAAGACCTGCTGGCATGTGTCTCCGGAGTTCCGGCTTGTGGGATCTTTGCTCAAGGAGAAGTTCCTGTCGGCCATCTTTGTCAActcccagaacaaaaacagtgGGGTTTTCAATTCTCGAACATTGAACGGCGCCAGCAGAAGCACGGGGGGACTCAACGGGGGGCGCCGTCGAAGCATCTCCAGGGAGCTGGTGTACTTCGAGAAGTCCCCCGATTTCTGCGAGCGCGACGCGTCCATAGACTCTCCAGGTACGCAAGGACGCATCTGCAACAAGACGAGCTACAGCACAGACAGCTGCAGCTCCCTGTGCTGCGGCCGCGGCCACAACATCCTGAAACAGACTCGCAGCGAGCGCTGCAATTGCCGATTTCACTGGTGTTGCTACGTGCTGTGCGAAGAGTGTCGTCTCACAGAGTGGGTCAACGTGTGCAAGTAG
- the wnt10b gene encoding protein Wnt-10b isoform X2 — protein MELSDKLRWDQLLILAAALMSPALTVLCNDILSLKVAGDPVLTPNSVCLRLAGLSKRQMRMCVRNPDVTASALQGIQVAIHECQHQLRDQRWNCSSLEGLGKQPHHNTILNRGFRESAFSLALLAAGVAHSVASACSMGKLRGCGCESKRRQDDDKIRLKLTQLQLQTLQKGGVGLDLTRSLPMELNGHHGNLPSNLRSTHPSALLKPLPDDLSSMQDTWEWGGCSHNVKFGDRFSRDWLDSRGSPRDIHARMKIHNNRVGRQIVTDNMTRKCKCHGTSGSCQFKTCWHVSPEFRLVGSLLKEKFLSAIFVNSQNKNSGVFNSRTLNGASRSTGGLNGGRRRSISRELVYFEKSPDFCERDASIDSPGTQGRICNKTSYSTDSCSSLCCGRGHNILKQTRSERCNCRFHWCCYVLCEECRLTEWVNVCK, from the exons ATGGAGCTATCAGACAAACTCCGTTGGGACCAACTCCTGATTTTGGCAGCAGCACTTATGTCACCTGCATTAAC GGTGCTGTGTAATGACATTCTCAGCCTGAAGGTGGCAGGAGATCCAGTGCTAACCCCCAACTCTGTGTGCCTGAGGCTGGCAGGCCTCAGTAAACGTCAGATGCGGATGTGTGTGCGGAACCCTGATGTGACCGCATCTGCTCTGCAGGGCATCCAGGTGGCCATCCATGAATGCCAGCACCAGCTACGGGACCAGCGCTGGAACTGCTCCTCACTGGAGGGCCTTGGCAAGCAGCCTCACCACAATACAATTCTGAACAGGG gtTTTCGGGAGAGCGCCTTCTCCCTGGCCTTACTGGCAGCGGGTGTGGCTCACTCTGTGGCCTCGGCATGCAGCATGGGCAAGTTACGGGGGTGTGGCTGCGAGTCCAAACGTCGCCAGGACGATGACAAGATTCGACTGAAActcacacagctgcagcttcagacCCTGCAGAAGGGTGGAGTAGGCCTCGACCTAACACGGTCACTGCCCATGGAGCTAAACGGTCACCATGGTAACCTGCCCTCTAACCTGCGTTCTACGCACCCCTCGGCCCTCCTCAAGCCTTTACCCGATGACCTAAGCTCTATGCAGGACACCTGGGAGTGGGGGGGCTGCAGTCACAATGTCAAGTTTGGGGACCGTTTCTCGAGAGACTGGCTCGACTCCCGCGGGTCTCCAAGAGACATCCATGCTCGAATGAAGATACACAACAACCGCGTGGGGCGACAG ataGTGACGGACAACATGACGAGGAAGTGCAAATGTCACGGCACATCGGGGAGCTGTCAGTTTAAGACCTGCTGGCATGTGTCTCCGGAGTTCCGGCTTGTGGGATCTTTGCTCAAGGAGAAGTTCCTGTCGGCCATCTTTGTCAActcccagaacaaaaacagtgGGGTTTTCAATTCTCGAACATTGAACGGCGCCAGCAGAAGCACGGGGGGACTCAACGGGGGGCGCCGTCGAAGCATCTCCAGGGAGCTGGTGTACTTCGAGAAGTCCCCCGATTTCTGCGAGCGCGACGCGTCCATAGACTCTCCAGGTACGCAAGGACGCATCTGCAACAAGACGAGCTACAGCACAGACAGCTGCAGCTCCCTGTGCTGCGGCCGCGGCCACAACATCCTGAAACAGACTCGCAGCGAGCGCTGCAATTGCCGATTTCACTGGTGTTGCTACGTGCTGTGCGAAGAGTGTCGTCTCACAGAGTGGGTCAACGTGTGCAAGTAG
- the ikzf4 gene encoding zinc finger protein Eos isoform X3 gives MNADDCNGRSYAQGNGGESSMEQDFYGGTQGPSARSPNSQQSSPHRSLSANSIKVELCSDDESSGAQRTENKEAVRGDRGKDDRGEPAEEGSAEFGAAREKASIYSEMASPNSASPGPIRLPNGKLQCEVCGMICIGPNVLMVHKRSHTGERPFQCNQCGASFTQKGNLLRHIKLHSGEKPFKCPICNYACRRRDALTGHLRTHAVASPTVGKPFKCSYCSRSYKQQSTLEEHLERCHNYLKTLDHQAAAKTAQGEESVNMEMVTKPALQPSNEKIQFVDRLSISITKRKRSTPQKFLGEKRMHLDPPEAPYELSSGSEKDGDLISSQSAGDSAGLARSLLHCARGKGENHESSTLSQLHPAFLSELRTVMGSMNSNVTPQAPRAHSGSGLAAVSLGLAGREAGEGRDDHPSAHSHTTSPNGCPDSTDTESTAEEQSTRATAPTSTSNNHHLHYHTPALPRSHPTSSPSQAKDLDPEGERACPSYPTIVKRSPGSPLSSRDTVQVLDRDGRPVRYFHCRHCRILFLDHVMFTIHMGCHGFRQPFECNICGHRSQDRYEFSSHISRGEHQVG, from the exons ATGAATGCTGATGACTGCAATGGACGCTCATATGCACAAG GTAATGGAGGAGAGTCATCAATGGAGCAGGACTTTTATGGCGGGACGCAGGGCCCCTCTGCGAGATCTCCAAACAGTCAGCAGTCCTCACCACACCGATCCCTCAGTG CAAACTCCATCAAGGTTGAGCTGTGCAGTGACGATGAGTCATCAGGTGCCCAACggacagagaacaaagaggCCGTGAGGGGCGACAGGGGGAAGGATGACAGAGGGGAGCCCGCGGAGGAAGGGAGCGCAGAGTTTGGAGCTGCGCGAGAGAAGGCGAGCATTTACAGCGAGATGGCCAGTCCAAACTCCGCTTCACCTGGACCCATCCGGCTGCCCAACGGCAAGCTCCAGTGCGAGGTGTGCGGCATGATCTGCATCGGACCCAACGTGCTGATGGTGCACAAGCGCAGCCACACAG GTGAGCGGCCATTCCAGTGTAACCAGTGTGGCGCTTCCTTCACCCAGAAGGGGAACTTGCTGCGCCACATTAAGTTGCATTCAGGAGAGAAGCCTTTCAAATGTCCCATTTGCAATTACGCTTGTCGCAGGAGAGATGCTCTGACTGGACATCTGCGCACGCATGCAG TTGCTTCTCCGACGGTGGGAAAACCTTTCAAGTGCAGCTACTGCAGTCGCAGCTACAAACAACAGAGCACACTGGAGGAACATCTTGAGCGTTGCCATAATTATCTGAAGACTCTGGACCACCAGGCTGCAGCCAAGACGGCACAAG GTGAAGAGTCTGTAAATATGGAGATGGTTACCAAACCTGCACTCCAGCCATCCAATGAAAAAATCCAGTTTGTGGATAGACTGTCTATTAGCATCACCAAACGCAAGAGGTCAACACCACAGAAGTTTTTGg GTGAAAAGCGCATGCACCTTGACCCACCCGAAGCACCTTACGAATTGTCCTCTGGCTCTGAGAAGGACGGGGATCTCATCAGCTCTCAGTCTGCTGGGGACTCCGCCGGGCTGGCGCGCTCGCTCCTCCACTGCGCCAGGGGTAAAGGCGAGAACCACGAGTCGTCTACACTGTCTCAGCTCCACCCTGCCTTCCTGTCAGAGCTCCGCACAGTTATGGGCTCCATGAACAGCAACGTAACTCCTCAGGCCCCCCGGGCCCATAGTGGAAGTGGGCTGGCGGCAGTGTCCCTCGGCCTGGCTGGTCGGGAGGCGGGTGAAGGCCGGGACGACCATCCCTCAGCACACAGCCACACCACCTCACCCAACGGCTGTCCCGATTCTACAGACACAGAGAGCACAGCAGAAGAGCAGAGCACAAGGGCTACAGCCCCGACAAGTACCTCCAACAACCACCACCTCCACTACCACACCCCAGCACTGCCCCGCAGTCATCCCACTTCCAGCCCCAGCCAGGCCAAAGACTTGGACCCAGAGGGGGAGAGAGCATGCCCTTCGTACCCCACAATAGTAAAGAGGAGCCCGGGTTCACCCCTCTCTTCCAGGGACACTGTGCAAGTGTTGGACAGGGACGGCCGGCCCGTGCGCTACTTCCACTGCCGGCACTGCCGCATCCTCTTTCTGGACCATGTCATGTTCACCATCCACATGGGTTGTCACGGCTTCCGCCAGCCGTTCGAGTGCAACATCTGCGGCCACCGCAGCCAGGACCGCTACGAGTTCTCGTCTCACATCAGCCGCGGGGAGCACCAGGTGGGCTGA
- the ikzf4 gene encoding zinc finger protein Eos isoform X2: MGPEVVWDSQVKKKKKKKEKKKKKERKKNPGDAVVAWENKQRSRQLKKKTPIGRQASDERMNADDCNGRSYAQGNGGESSMEQDFYGGTQGPSARSPNSQQSSPHRSLSANSIKVELCSDDESSGAQRTENKEAVRGDRGKDDRGEPAEEGSAEFGAAREKASIYSEMASPNSASPGPIRLPNGKLQCEVCGMICIGPNVLMVHKRSHTGERPFQCNQCGASFTQKGNLLRHIKLHSGEKPFKCPICNYACRRRDALTGHLRTHAVASPTVGKPFKCSYCSRSYKQQSTLEEHLERCHNYLKTLDHQAAAKTAQGEESVNMEMVTKPALQPSNEKIQFVDRLSISITKRKRSTPQKFLGEKRMHLDPPEAPYELSSGSEKDGDLISSQSAGDSAGLARSLLHCARGKGENHESSTLSQLHPAFLSELRTVMGSMNSNVTPQAPRAHSGSGLAAVSLGLAGREAGEGRDDHPSAHSHTTSPNGCPDSTDTESTAEEQSTRATAPTSTSNNHHLHYHTPALPRSHPTSSPSQAKDLDPEGERACPSYPTIVKRSPGSPLSSRDTVQVLDRDGRPVRYFHCRHCRILFLDHVMFTIHMGCHGFRQPFECNICGHRSQDRYEFSSHISRGEHQVG, encoded by the exons ATGGGCCCGGAAGTTGTTTGGGATtcccaggtaaaaaaaaaaaaaaaaaaaaaagaaaaaaaaaaaaaaaaagaaagaaaaaaaaatcccggaGATGCTGTCGTCGCCTGGGAAAACAAACAGCGATCCagacaattaaaaaagaaaacaccgaTCGGTCGCCAG GCATCTGATGAGAGAATGAATGCTGATGACTGCAATGGACGCTCATATGCACAAG GTAATGGAGGAGAGTCATCAATGGAGCAGGACTTTTATGGCGGGACGCAGGGCCCCTCTGCGAGATCTCCAAACAGTCAGCAGTCCTCACCACACCGATCCCTCAGTG CAAACTCCATCAAGGTTGAGCTGTGCAGTGACGATGAGTCATCAGGTGCCCAACggacagagaacaaagaggCCGTGAGGGGCGACAGGGGGAAGGATGACAGAGGGGAGCCCGCGGAGGAAGGGAGCGCAGAGTTTGGAGCTGCGCGAGAGAAGGCGAGCATTTACAGCGAGATGGCCAGTCCAAACTCCGCTTCACCTGGACCCATCCGGCTGCCCAACGGCAAGCTCCAGTGCGAGGTGTGCGGCATGATCTGCATCGGACCCAACGTGCTGATGGTGCACAAGCGCAGCCACACAG GTGAGCGGCCATTCCAGTGTAACCAGTGTGGCGCTTCCTTCACCCAGAAGGGGAACTTGCTGCGCCACATTAAGTTGCATTCAGGAGAGAAGCCTTTCAAATGTCCCATTTGCAATTACGCTTGTCGCAGGAGAGATGCTCTGACTGGACATCTGCGCACGCATGCAG TTGCTTCTCCGACGGTGGGAAAACCTTTCAAGTGCAGCTACTGCAGTCGCAGCTACAAACAACAGAGCACACTGGAGGAACATCTTGAGCGTTGCCATAATTATCTGAAGACTCTGGACCACCAGGCTGCAGCCAAGACGGCACAAG GTGAAGAGTCTGTAAATATGGAGATGGTTACCAAACCTGCACTCCAGCCATCCAATGAAAAAATCCAGTTTGTGGATAGACTGTCTATTAGCATCACCAAACGCAAGAGGTCAACACCACAGAAGTTTTTGg GTGAAAAGCGCATGCACCTTGACCCACCCGAAGCACCTTACGAATTGTCCTCTGGCTCTGAGAAGGACGGGGATCTCATCAGCTCTCAGTCTGCTGGGGACTCCGCCGGGCTGGCGCGCTCGCTCCTCCACTGCGCCAGGGGTAAAGGCGAGAACCACGAGTCGTCTACACTGTCTCAGCTCCACCCTGCCTTCCTGTCAGAGCTCCGCACAGTTATGGGCTCCATGAACAGCAACGTAACTCCTCAGGCCCCCCGGGCCCATAGTGGAAGTGGGCTGGCGGCAGTGTCCCTCGGCCTGGCTGGTCGGGAGGCGGGTGAAGGCCGGGACGACCATCCCTCAGCACACAGCCACACCACCTCACCCAACGGCTGTCCCGATTCTACAGACACAGAGAGCACAGCAGAAGAGCAGAGCACAAGGGCTACAGCCCCGACAAGTACCTCCAACAACCACCACCTCCACTACCACACCCCAGCACTGCCCCGCAGTCATCCCACTTCCAGCCCCAGCCAGGCCAAAGACTTGGACCCAGAGGGGGAGAGAGCATGCCCTTCGTACCCCACAATAGTAAAGAGGAGCCCGGGTTCACCCCTCTCTTCCAGGGACACTGTGCAAGTGTTGGACAGGGACGGCCGGCCCGTGCGCTACTTCCACTGCCGGCACTGCCGCATCCTCTTTCTGGACCATGTCATGTTCACCATCCACATGGGTTGTCACGGCTTCCGCCAGCCGTTCGAGTGCAACATCTGCGGCCACCGCAGCCAGGACCGCTACGAGTTCTCGTCTCACATCAGCCGCGGGGAGCACCAGGTGGGCTGA
- the ikzf4 gene encoding zinc finger protein Eos isoform X1, translating into MWSLSCSFAGRGGEESTRYRNSRAESTLPTLVCHPERIISHLEVSLFSYCNTQLQSVFDMASDERMNADDCNGRSYAQGNGGESSMEQDFYGGTQGPSARSPNSQQSSPHRSLSANSIKVELCSDDESSGAQRTENKEAVRGDRGKDDRGEPAEEGSAEFGAAREKASIYSEMASPNSASPGPIRLPNGKLQCEVCGMICIGPNVLMVHKRSHTGERPFQCNQCGASFTQKGNLLRHIKLHSGEKPFKCPICNYACRRRDALTGHLRTHAVASPTVGKPFKCSYCSRSYKQQSTLEEHLERCHNYLKTLDHQAAAKTAQGEESVNMEMVTKPALQPSNEKIQFVDRLSISITKRKRSTPQKFLGEKRMHLDPPEAPYELSSGSEKDGDLISSQSAGDSAGLARSLLHCARGKGENHESSTLSQLHPAFLSELRTVMGSMNSNVTPQAPRAHSGSGLAAVSLGLAGREAGEGRDDHPSAHSHTTSPNGCPDSTDTESTAEEQSTRATAPTSTSNNHHLHYHTPALPRSHPTSSPSQAKDLDPEGERACPSYPTIVKRSPGSPLSSRDTVQVLDRDGRPVRYFHCRHCRILFLDHVMFTIHMGCHGFRQPFECNICGHRSQDRYEFSSHISRGEHQVG; encoded by the exons ATGTGGAGCCTCTCATGTTCATTTGCTGGCCGCGGTGGAGAAGAATCTACAAGATACAGAAATAGCAGGGCAGAGTCCACGTTACCTACATTAGTTTGTCACCCTGAACGTATTATTAGCCACTTGGAAGTGAGTCTGTTTTCTTATTGCAACACACAGCTGCAAAGTGTATTTGACATG GCATCTGATGAGAGAATGAATGCTGATGACTGCAATGGACGCTCATATGCACAAG GTAATGGAGGAGAGTCATCAATGGAGCAGGACTTTTATGGCGGGACGCAGGGCCCCTCTGCGAGATCTCCAAACAGTCAGCAGTCCTCACCACACCGATCCCTCAGTG CAAACTCCATCAAGGTTGAGCTGTGCAGTGACGATGAGTCATCAGGTGCCCAACggacagagaacaaagaggCCGTGAGGGGCGACAGGGGGAAGGATGACAGAGGGGAGCCCGCGGAGGAAGGGAGCGCAGAGTTTGGAGCTGCGCGAGAGAAGGCGAGCATTTACAGCGAGATGGCCAGTCCAAACTCCGCTTCACCTGGACCCATCCGGCTGCCCAACGGCAAGCTCCAGTGCGAGGTGTGCGGCATGATCTGCATCGGACCCAACGTGCTGATGGTGCACAAGCGCAGCCACACAG GTGAGCGGCCATTCCAGTGTAACCAGTGTGGCGCTTCCTTCACCCAGAAGGGGAACTTGCTGCGCCACATTAAGTTGCATTCAGGAGAGAAGCCTTTCAAATGTCCCATTTGCAATTACGCTTGTCGCAGGAGAGATGCTCTGACTGGACATCTGCGCACGCATGCAG TTGCTTCTCCGACGGTGGGAAAACCTTTCAAGTGCAGCTACTGCAGTCGCAGCTACAAACAACAGAGCACACTGGAGGAACATCTTGAGCGTTGCCATAATTATCTGAAGACTCTGGACCACCAGGCTGCAGCCAAGACGGCACAAG GTGAAGAGTCTGTAAATATGGAGATGGTTACCAAACCTGCACTCCAGCCATCCAATGAAAAAATCCAGTTTGTGGATAGACTGTCTATTAGCATCACCAAACGCAAGAGGTCAACACCACAGAAGTTTTTGg GTGAAAAGCGCATGCACCTTGACCCACCCGAAGCACCTTACGAATTGTCCTCTGGCTCTGAGAAGGACGGGGATCTCATCAGCTCTCAGTCTGCTGGGGACTCCGCCGGGCTGGCGCGCTCGCTCCTCCACTGCGCCAGGGGTAAAGGCGAGAACCACGAGTCGTCTACACTGTCTCAGCTCCACCCTGCCTTCCTGTCAGAGCTCCGCACAGTTATGGGCTCCATGAACAGCAACGTAACTCCTCAGGCCCCCCGGGCCCATAGTGGAAGTGGGCTGGCGGCAGTGTCCCTCGGCCTGGCTGGTCGGGAGGCGGGTGAAGGCCGGGACGACCATCCCTCAGCACACAGCCACACCACCTCACCCAACGGCTGTCCCGATTCTACAGACACAGAGAGCACAGCAGAAGAGCAGAGCACAAGGGCTACAGCCCCGACAAGTACCTCCAACAACCACCACCTCCACTACCACACCCCAGCACTGCCCCGCAGTCATCCCACTTCCAGCCCCAGCCAGGCCAAAGACTTGGACCCAGAGGGGGAGAGAGCATGCCCTTCGTACCCCACAATAGTAAAGAGGAGCCCGGGTTCACCCCTCTCTTCCAGGGACACTGTGCAAGTGTTGGACAGGGACGGCCGGCCCGTGCGCTACTTCCACTGCCGGCACTGCCGCATCCTCTTTCTGGACCATGTCATGTTCACCATCCACATGGGTTGTCACGGCTTCCGCCAGCCGTTCGAGTGCAACATCTGCGGCCACCGCAGCCAGGACCGCTACGAGTTCTCGTCTCACATCAGCCGCGGGGAGCACCAGGTGGGCTGA
- the wnt10b gene encoding protein Wnt-10b isoform X1, translating to MEMLGGHGHCDAGWLLLWNCHLPKRNWYHSCNIRTILWVLCNDILSLKVAGDPVLTPNSVCLRLAGLSKRQMRMCVRNPDVTASALQGIQVAIHECQHQLRDQRWNCSSLEGLGKQPHHNTILNRGFRESAFSLALLAAGVAHSVASACSMGKLRGCGCESKRRQDDDKIRLKLTQLQLQTLQKGGVGLDLTRSLPMELNGHHGNLPSNLRSTHPSALLKPLPDDLSSMQDTWEWGGCSHNVKFGDRFSRDWLDSRGSPRDIHARMKIHNNRVGRQIVTDNMTRKCKCHGTSGSCQFKTCWHVSPEFRLVGSLLKEKFLSAIFVNSQNKNSGVFNSRTLNGASRSTGGLNGGRRRSISRELVYFEKSPDFCERDASIDSPGTQGRICNKTSYSTDSCSSLCCGRGHNILKQTRSERCNCRFHWCCYVLCEECRLTEWVNVCK from the exons ATGGAGATGTTAGGAGGCCACGGCCATTGTGATGCTGGGTGGCTGTTACTTTGGAACTGCCATCTGCCGAAAAG GAACTGGTACCATTCATGTAACATCAGGACCATCCTGTG GGTGCTGTGTAATGACATTCTCAGCCTGAAGGTGGCAGGAGATCCAGTGCTAACCCCCAACTCTGTGTGCCTGAGGCTGGCAGGCCTCAGTAAACGTCAGATGCGGATGTGTGTGCGGAACCCTGATGTGACCGCATCTGCTCTGCAGGGCATCCAGGTGGCCATCCATGAATGCCAGCACCAGCTACGGGACCAGCGCTGGAACTGCTCCTCACTGGAGGGCCTTGGCAAGCAGCCTCACCACAATACAATTCTGAACAGGG gtTTTCGGGAGAGCGCCTTCTCCCTGGCCTTACTGGCAGCGGGTGTGGCTCACTCTGTGGCCTCGGCATGCAGCATGGGCAAGTTACGGGGGTGTGGCTGCGAGTCCAAACGTCGCCAGGACGATGACAAGATTCGACTGAAActcacacagctgcagcttcagacCCTGCAGAAGGGTGGAGTAGGCCTCGACCTAACACGGTCACTGCCCATGGAGCTAAACGGTCACCATGGTAACCTGCCCTCTAACCTGCGTTCTACGCACCCCTCGGCCCTCCTCAAGCCTTTACCCGATGACCTAAGCTCTATGCAGGACACCTGGGAGTGGGGGGGCTGCAGTCACAATGTCAAGTTTGGGGACCGTTTCTCGAGAGACTGGCTCGACTCCCGCGGGTCTCCAAGAGACATCCATGCTCGAATGAAGATACACAACAACCGCGTGGGGCGACAG ataGTGACGGACAACATGACGAGGAAGTGCAAATGTCACGGCACATCGGGGAGCTGTCAGTTTAAGACCTGCTGGCATGTGTCTCCGGAGTTCCGGCTTGTGGGATCTTTGCTCAAGGAGAAGTTCCTGTCGGCCATCTTTGTCAActcccagaacaaaaacagtgGGGTTTTCAATTCTCGAACATTGAACGGCGCCAGCAGAAGCACGGGGGGACTCAACGGGGGGCGCCGTCGAAGCATCTCCAGGGAGCTGGTGTACTTCGAGAAGTCCCCCGATTTCTGCGAGCGCGACGCGTCCATAGACTCTCCAGGTACGCAAGGACGCATCTGCAACAAGACGAGCTACAGCACAGACAGCTGCAGCTCCCTGTGCTGCGGCCGCGGCCACAACATCCTGAAACAGACTCGCAGCGAGCGCTGCAATTGCCGATTTCACTGGTGTTGCTACGTGCTGTGCGAAGAGTGTCGTCTCACAGAGTGGGTCAACGTGTGCAAGTAG
- the wnt1 gene encoding protein Wnt-1: MRSLALLLGVKAACILLVSSLSGTVAVNNSGRWWGIVNVASSSNLLTNSKNVQLVLDPSLALLSRRQRRLIRQNPGILHAIAAGLHTAIKECKWQFRNRRWNCPTTHSPAVFGKIVNRGCRETAFVFAITSAGVTHAVARSCSEGAIESCTCDYRRRGPGGPDWHWGGCSDNVDFGRVFSREFVDSSERGRDLRYLTNVHNNEAGRLTVSSEMRQECKCHGMSGSCTVRTCWMRLPSFRTVGDFLKDRFDGASRVVYANKGSNRASHRADPRHLEPENPAHKPPSAMDLVYFEKSPNFCSYNGKTGTLGTSGRTCNSSSPGLDGCELLCCGRGFKTRTESVTERCHCTFHWCCHVSCLNCTSTRTLHQCL, translated from the exons ATGAGGAGCCTGGCGCTGCTGTTAGGGGTGAAAGCCGCTTGCATCCTTCTGGTGTCTTCGCTCTCAGGCACAGTGGCCGTCAACAACAGCGGCCGGTGGTG GGGTATTGTTAATGTGGCTTCCTCATCCAACCTCCTCACCAACTCTAAGAACGTGCAGTTGGTCCTGGACCCAAGCCTGGCCCTCCTGAGTCGCCGCCAGCGCCGGCTGATTCGGCAGAATCCTGGCATCTTGCACGCCATCGCCGCTGGGCTACACACTGCCATAAAGGAGTGCAAGTGGCAGTTCCGCAACCGCCGCTGGAACTGCCCGACCACCCACAGCCCAGCAGTTTTTGGCAAAATTGTCAATCGTG GTTGCCGAGAGACAGCATTTGTATTTGCCATCACCAGCGCGGGAGTGACCCACGCTGTGGCTCGCTCCTGTTCAGAAGGAGCCATTGAGTCGTGCACATGCGATTATAGACGGCGAGGTCCCGGAGGGCCAGACTGGCACTGGGGCGGCTGCAGTGACAATGTGGACTTTGGCCGGGTGTTCAGCCGTGAGTTTGTGGACTCCAGTGAGAGGGGCAGGGATCTGCGCTACCTCACCAACGTACACAATAACGAAGCAGGCAGACTG ACTGTGTCATCAGAGATGCGTCAGGAGTGCAAGTGCCACGGCATGTCCGGCTCCTGCACTGTGCGTACCTGCTGGATGCGCCTGCCCAGCTTCCGTACAGTGGGCGACTTCCTTAAGGACAGGTTCGACGGTGCCTCCAGAGTAGTTTACGCCAATAAGGGCAGCAACCGTGCCTCCCATCGAGCAGACCCCCGACATCTAGAGCCTGAAAACCCGGCGCACAAACCCCCGTCTGCCATGGACTTGGTCTATTTTGAGAAATCACCGAACTTCTGCTCCTACAACGGAAAAACGGGCACTTTGGGAACTTCTGGGAGAACGTGCAACAGCTCTTCCCCGGGCCTGGATGGATGTGAGCTGCTTTGCTGCGGACGTGGGTTTAAGACCCGGACGGAGAGCGTGACCGAACGTTGCCACTGCACGTTCCACTGGTGCTGTCACGTCAGCTGCCTGAACTGCACCAGTACACGAACATTACATCAGTGTCTATGA